The following DNA comes from Meles meles chromosome 8, mMelMel3.1 paternal haplotype, whole genome shotgun sequence.
TCAACAGAAatatctctttccttccatttcctcctatagattctcttcccttttctcccctttacacctttcctccttcacttctcttcccctcccttacAAATATCTCTTTCATATgctgtgggaaacccaaaaggaTTCTTATGACACAGTCTCGTATCTGCTTGGTTTTCACCCCATAGACAATAGGGTTCATAGTGGGAGGCAAGAGAAGATAAATATTGGCCACAATGATGTGGCAAGATGGAGGGATCTTGTGACCCCCAAAGCGGtgggaaaagaagcagaaaaaggcTGGACTATAGGAGAAAACAATGGCACAGATGTGGGCAGTGCAGGTGCTGAAGGCCTTCTGTCGAGCATCTGCTGAAGAGAGGCTGACCACTGCCCGGAGGATCATGGTGTAGGAGACTGTGATGCACAGGATGTCAAAGCCCCCAATCAGGAGGGCAACTGTCAAACCGTAGATAACATTGATCTTGATATTTCCACAGGATAACTTGGCTACAGCCATGTGGTCACAGTAGGTATGGTATAGTATATTCTCTCCACAGTAGGGTAGTCTCTTGATGATGAAAGTCAAGGGAGTGACAAGTAACACCACTCTCAGAAAAGTAGCAAGCCCAACTTTTGCAATGACAGGATTAGTGAGGATAGTAGAGTAGTGCAGTGGGtagcagatggccacatagcggtctaAGGCCATAAGCATGAGCACCCCAGATTCCATCCCTGTTGAGGTATAGATGAAGAACATTTGGACGAGGCAATCATTAAAGCTGATTTCCTTAAGATGGAACCAGAAGATGCAGAGAGCTTTAGGGATTGTAGTAGTGCACATGACAAGGTCAGTTAGGGAAAGCATAGCCAAGAAGTAGTACATGGACCTGTGCAAGGAGTCTTCACAGCAGATGAGATAGAGGAGGCCACAGTTCCCTATCACAGACACAGCATACATGGAGCAGAATGGGAAGGAAATCCACGTGTGCATGTTCTCCAGCCCTGGGATCCCATTAAGAATGAATGAGACTGGGGTCAGGTCTGTTTGGTTCAGCATTAGCATGATCAGACTGTTATAATCATTAGACAGGTTATAGATATTTgtgtatttcttgttcttttgttttctgatcctCCAGTATTAtggaaaaaatcttttaaaaaagaagataaattttaGCCATattttccctctcattctccctctctctgtcaagtgtgCATTTTAATACCAAACAACAGATATTTCAAGCATGAGAGAATACTTAAACATAGGTCAAACCCAGTATGTGttgtttattaattcattaatttattgaTCTTTCAACAATACATATTTAGCACTTACTAGTTACcaggtt
Coding sequences within:
- the LOC123948717 gene encoding olfactory receptor 52N4-like, giving the protein MSVVNNSYLTPVSFILNGIPGLENMHTWISFPFCSMYAVSVIGNCGLLYLICCEDSLHRSMYYFLAMLSLTDLVMCTTTIPKALCIFWFHLKEISFNDCLVQMFFIYTSTGMESGVLMLMALDRYVAICYPLHYSTILTNPVIAKVGLATFLRVVLLVTPLTFIIKRLPYCGENILYHTYCDHMAVAKLSCGNIKINVIYGLTVALLIGGFDILCITVSYTMILRAVVSLSSADARQKAFSTCTAHICAIVFSYSPAFFCFFSHRFGGHKIPPSCHIIVANIYLLLPPTMNPIVYGVKTKQIRDCVIRILLGFPQHMKEIFKLAG